The following are encoded together in the Juglans microcarpa x Juglans regia isolate MS1-56 chromosome 2D, Jm3101_v1.0, whole genome shotgun sequence genome:
- the LOC121250943 gene encoding LOW QUALITY PROTEIN: E3 ubiquitin-protein ligase RGLG2-like (The sequence of the model RefSeq protein was modified relative to this genomic sequence to represent the inferred CDS: inserted 1 base in 1 codon), which yields MGGWSSKEGSWRQASSLRSNSSPRSGYQFPYESQSYSPQQSYSSQQYYHPSQEYGSQDYGGGQASDNRSNLETKFLRIADNYNSLEQVTEALARAGLESSNLIVGIDFTKSNEWTGAKSFNRRSLHHIGDGLNPYEQAISIIGKTLAVFDEDNLIPCFGFGDASTHDKDVFSFYSDERFCNGFEEVLSCYKEIAPDLRLAGPTSFAPIIEMAMTIVEESGGQYHVLLIIADGQVTRSVDTEHGKLSPQEQNTVDAIVKASKFPLSIVLVGVGDGPWDMMKKFDDNIPSRDFDNFQFVNFTEIMSKNVAPPRKEAEFAVAALMEIPSQYKATIELNILGGRKGFSPXRVPLPPPLYGAASSSSLKPSHPSSSSVPHYHADSRPVSSAPPASSSTYDNQLCPICLSNSKDMAFGCGHQTCCECGRDLQSCPICRSPIQTRIKLY from the exons ATGGGAGGTTGGAGTTCAAAAGAGGGAAGTTGGAGGCAAGCTTCATCTCTCCGTTCGAATTCTTCTCCACGGAGTGGATATCAATTCCCGTACGAGAGTCAGAGCTATTCGCCCCAACAATCATATTCGTCGCAGCAGTACTATCATCCTTCACAAGAATATGGCTCACAAGACTATGGTGGCGGTCAGGCCTCTGATAATAGAAGTAATCTGGAGACTAAGTTTTTGAGAATCGCCGATAATTACAATTCATTGGAGCAG GTGACTGAAGCTCTTGCACGTGCTGGCCTTGAGTCTTCCAATCTTATTGTTGGTATTGATTTCACAAAGAGCAACGAGTGGACAG GTGCAAAGTCATTTAACAGGCGGAGTTTGCATCACATAGGAGATGGTCTAAACCCCTATGAACAAGCAATATCCATTATAGGGAAAACCCTGGCCGTATTTGATGAGGACAACTTGATTCCATGTTTTGGATTTggagatg CATCAACACACGATAAAGATGTCTTCAGTTTCTATTCAGATGAGAGATTTTGTAATGGCTTTGAGGAAGTGTTGAGTTGCTATAAGGAAATCGCCCCCGACTTACGACTTGCAG GACCAACTTCATTTGCACCAATAATTGAGATGGCTATGACCATCGTGGAGGAGAGTGGTGGCCAGTACCatgttttattaataattgCAGATGGACAG GTAACTAGAAGTGTTGATACTGAGCATGGCAAGCTAAGCCCGCAGGAGCAGAATACTGTTGATGCCATTGTTAAAGCAAG CAAGTTCCCTTTGTCAATTGTATTAGTTGGAGTTGGAGATGGACCTTGGGATATGATGAAGAAATTTGATGACAATATCCCTTCTAGGGACTTTGACAATTTTCAA tttgtgaattttacGGAAATAATGTCGAAGAATGTGGCTCCACCCCGAAAGGAGGCAGAATTTGCTGTTGCAGCCTTGATGGAAATTCCTTCCCAGTACAAGGCAACTATAGAGCTTAACATACTGGG TGGTAGGAAGGGCTTTTCTC AAAGGGTTCCCCTGCCCCCGCCTCTCTATGGCGCAGCATCTTCCAGCAGCTTGAAACCTTCTCATCCTTCAAGTTCCAGTGTCCCTCATTATCATGCAGACAGCAGGCCTGTCAGCTCAGCTCCACCGGCTAGTAGTTCCACCTATGATAACCAG CTTTGCCCCATATGCCTCAGTAATTCCAAGGACATGGCCTTTGGCTGTGGGCATCAG ACGTGTTGCGAATGTGGAAGAGACCTCCAGTCATGCCCAATATGTAGGAGCCCAATTCAGACCAGAATAAAACTCTACTAG